A genomic region of Hypomesus transpacificus isolate Combined female chromosome 19, fHypTra1, whole genome shotgun sequence contains the following coding sequences:
- the fam214a gene encoding protein FAM214A, with protein MTLENMKPERDAAEEFFEYDAEEFLVFLTLLITEGRTPECSVKGRTEGLHCPPAQSTLPPLHKHECSDKLPQCRQARRTRSELMLLWRNSIPIMIEVMLLPDCCYGDECPPSDPISDPAIKQDALLLERWTLQPVPRQSGERFIEEKTLLLAVRSYVFFSQLSAWLSASHGVVPRNVLYRVSAADEELVWKFSQPPSEHLFPVPNVSQSVALRVRVQSLPRQTTYPTLACSIHTALPPLYSKTPTLHPSQGLPSHFRRGQDSKESLLHNAHFPLYSKSSNALGLPIAGLPIASFPITSLPLSGLPLSGLPLHNKRSQESSDSHGHMFQNGELPQVNAPHRQGSPLFSRPSRSHSPLPPGGKAVRWLYSALNGPSDPPHTEDYGLSNGAETSRGGGSEPLRAFKTLSLTDPPRCPSPRPITTETNPLIGSLLQERQEVIARIAQRLNFCDPTAPPLPSALFTPDAPPKAFWGSSHDDATLRKTKEAEAPPPEPAGPARPSPHDTPVHDTPPGKRETSSPRPAACRRLRLSEPGEGEKERERERDRERENSLISQAVHDIARLIQDRLGVPSLSPTHRDGRGGSSPLRHTHTQTLTVRTYTHTTRTTHRTPDVSCHQSNGFANGHAPGHAPGHAPGHAPGHRDPDATTHAPVCTDKARTNPEVDLSVRSQNGTSVTLEDPPIRPQPHCLQTFPPEVPRAQGLDPSDAPRTLRENGLRTRQTCTDASPAHTQNPIKLQAQSQSTPLQDENQAPPGSGASGPTTPTTKGPSTPTVLRAHSPPPLRPCNSWRKQNRHSLDATATKAFHPCTGLPLLSSPVPQRRTQTGFFDLDSSVFGCKGLPWTHGKRVSLKREEDSEQHQQVLSASAPPASLSLLGNFEECVLNHRLEPLGMIEGFTAEVGASGTFCPSHMTFPVDVSFYSVSEDNAPSPYMGEITLESLGKRGYRVPPSGTIQVTLFNPNKTVVKMFVVVYDLRAMPAGHQTFLRQRTFSVPVRRDGSHAHASRKPLPLGQGRTLRYLVHLRFQSSKSGKIYLHRDIRLLFSRKSMEVDSGAAYELQSFTESPANPPFSPRC; from the exons ATGACACTGGAAAACATGAAACCTGAACGag ACGCGGCCGAGGAGTTCTTCGAGTATGACGCCGAGGAGTTCCTCGTGTtcctgactctgctcatcacaGAGGGGCGGACTCCAGAATGTTCCGTGAAGGGTAGGACCGAGGGCCTCCACTGCCCCCCCGCCCagtccaccctgccccccctccacaagCATGAGTGCAGCGACAAACTGCCCcag TGTCGACAGGCCAGGCGGACCCGCTCAGAGTTGATGTTGCTGTGGAGGAACAGTATTCCCATCATGATTGAGGTCATGCTACTGCCAGACTGCTGCTATGGAGATGAGTGCCCCCCCAGCGACCCCATCAGTGACCCGGCCATCAAACAGGACGCTCTGCTGCTCGAGAGATGGACCCTGCAGCCAGTACCCCGACA GAGTGGTGAACGTTTCATCGAGGAGAAGACGTTGCTGCTGGCCGTGCGCTCCTACGTGTTCTTCTCCCAGCTCAGCGCCTGGCTCAGCGCCTCCCACGGTGTCGTCCCCAGGAATGTCCTCTACAG GGTCAGCGCAGCGGACGAGGAGCTGGTCTGGAAGTTCTCCCAGCCGCCCTCGGAGCATCTCTTCCCCGTCCCTAACGTCTCCCAGAGCGTCGCCCTGCGAGTCCGCGTCCAGTCCCTCCCCCGCCAGACCACCTACCCCACCCTGGCCTGCAGCATCCACactgccctgcccccccttTACAGCAagacccccaccctccaccccagccaGGGCCTGCCCTCACACTTCAGGAGGGGCCAGGACTCCAAAGAGAGTCTGCTTCACAATGCTCATTTCCCCCTTTATAGCAAGAGCTCCAACGCCCTAGGTCTCCCCATCGCTGGGCTCCCCATCGCAAGTTTCCCCATCAccagtctccccctctctggtctccctctctctggtctccccCTCCACAACAAGAGGAGCCAGGAGTCTTCAGACAGCCATGGTCACATGTTTCAGAATGGAGAACTCCCCCAGGTCAACGCCCCGCATCGTCAGGGCTCCCCCCTGTTCTCCCGGCCCTCCCGCTcgcactcccccctccccccagggggGAAGGCCGTCAGGTGGCTGTACTCTGCCCTCAATGGCCCCTCCGACCCCCCCCACACCGAGGACTACGGTCTGTCGAACGGGGCGGAGACCTCTCGGGGCGGGGGCTCGGAACCGCTGCGGGCCTTCAAGACCCTGTCCTTGACCGACCCACCacgctgcccctcccccaggcccatCACCACAGAGACCAACCCCCTGATTGGCTCTctgctgcaggagagacaggaagtgatcgCCCGCATTGCACAGCGCCTCAACTTCTGCGACCCGACTGCGCCGCCCCTGCCGTCTGCCCTCTTTACGCCGGACGCCCCTCCCAAAGCCTTCTGGGGCAGTAGCCATGACGACGCCACTCTCCGAAAGACCAAAGAGGcggaggccccgccccctgagCCCGCCGGCCCCGCTCGCCCCTCCCCGCACGACACGCCCGTTCACGACACGCCCCCGGGGAAGCGAGAGACGTCGTCCCCTCGGCCCGCGGCCTGCAGGAGACTGAGGCTGAGTGAGcccggggagggggagaaggagagagagcgcgagagagaccgggagagagagaactccCTCATCTCCCAGGCCGTGCACGACATCGCCAGGCTCATCCAGGACAGGCTGGGcgttccctctctgtccccgaCGCACAGAGACGGGCGCGGCGGCAGCAGCCCTctgcgccacacacacacccagaccctcaCGGtccgcacgtacacacacaccacgcgcACCACTCACAGGACGCCAGACGTCAGCTGTCATCAGAGCAATGGCTTTGCCAATGGCCACGCCCCCGGCCACGCCCCCGGCCACGCCCCCGGCCACGCCCCTGGCCACAGGGACCCAGACGCCACAACCCATGCACCTGTTTGCACAGATAAAGCCAGAACTAACCCGGAGGTAGACCTCTCTGTCCGATCTCAGAACGGCACCTCTGTTACACTTGAAGACCCTCCGATTAGACCCCAGCCCCACTGTTTACAGACCTTCCCCCCAGAGGTGCCCAGAGCCCAGGGCCTCGACCCCTCCGACGCCCCCCGCACCCTCAGAGAGAACGGCCTGAGGACCAGACAGACTTGCACAGACGCCTCCCCGGCCCACACCCAGAACCCCATCAAGCTCCAGGCCCAGAGCCAGTCCACCCCCCTACAGGATGAGAACCAGGCCCCCCCAGGCTCTGGAGCCTCcggccccaccacccccacgaCCAAAGGCCCCAGCACACCCACTGTCCTG CGggcccacagccccccccccctgcggcCGTGCAACAGCTGGAGGAAGCAAAACCGCCACTCACTAGACGCCACGGCAACCAAGGCCTTCCACCCTTGCACTGgcctacctctcctctccagccca GTTCCCCAAAGGAGAACCCAGACTGGCTTCTTTGACCTGGATTCTTCTGTGTTCGGCTGTAAAGGTCTGCCCTGGACACATGGAAAAAG GGTGTCtctgaagagggaggaggactcAGAGCAGCATCAGCAGGTCCTCAGTGCCAGCGCTCCACctgccagcctcagcctcctggGCAACTTTGAG gagtgtgtgttgaACCACCGCCTGGAGCCTCTGGGGATGATCGAGGGCTTCACGGCGGAAGTTGGCGCCAGTGGGACCTTCTGCCCCAGTCACATGACCTTTCCTGTGGACGTGTCGTTCTACAGCGTGTCGGAAGACAACGCCCCCTCGCCGTACATG GGCGAAATCACCCTGGAGTCCCTGGGTAAAAGGGGCTACCGTGTACCTCCATCAGGAACCATTCAAGTG ACCTTATTTAACCCCAACAAAACCGTGGTgaagatgtttgtggtggtgtaTGACTTGAGGGCCATGCCAGCTGGACACCAGACCTTCCTACGCCAGAGGACTTTCTCCGTTCCCGTCCGCCGTGACGGCTCGCACGCACACGCCAGCAGGAAGCCCCTCCCTCTGGGCCAGGGACGCACGCTGCGCTACCTCGTTCACCTGAG gttccAGAGCTCAAAGTCTGGGAAGATCTACCTCCACAGAGACATCCGTCTGCTGTTCTCCAGGAAGTCCATGGAGGTGGACAGTGGTGCTGCCTACGAGCTCCAGTCTTTCACCGAGTCCCCAGCCAACCCGCCCTTCTCCCCCCGCTGCTGA
- the arpp19a gene encoding cAMP-regulated phosphoprotein 19a encodes MSEEIEGTRTGEEGLVEDNKDMEDMVIHPEKAEEAKLKARYPNLGHKPGGSDLLRKRLQKGQKYFDSGDYNMAKAKIKNKQLPAATTEKAEITGDHIPTPQDLPQRKPSLVASKLAG; translated from the exons ATGTCTGAAGAAATTGAAGGAACACGGACGGGTGAGGAGGGACTGGTTGAAGATAACAAA GACATGGAGGATATGGTGATCCACCCTGAAAAGGCAGAGGAGGCCAAACTGAAGGCTCGCTACCCTAATCTGGGGCACAAACCTGGGGGCTCTGACCTGCTTCGTAAACGCTTACAGAAGGGG CAAAAGTATTTTGACTCCGGTGACTACAACATGGCCAAAGCCAAGATAAAGAATAAGCAGCTGCCTGCCGCCACGACAGAGAAGGCCGAGATCACAGGGGACCACATTCCCACCCCCCAGGACCTGCCCCAGAGGAAACCCTCCCTGGTGGCCAGTAAACTCGCTGgctga